The genome window AGCTCGGAGACTTATGAGCGCTGCTATTGCTCCGGCCCCTATTCCATTATCAATGTTGACAACCGCAATTCCTGGTGAGCAACTTTGGAGCATTGACAAAAGGGCTGCATGACCTGATCCACCCATCCCATAGCCAACAGATGTTGGCACTCCTATCACAGGAACATCAACAAGACTGGACACAACAGAAGCTAAGGCACCTTCCATCCCCGCAACAACTATGATTGCGTCACAACCCTTTTTTAGCATTGACAGCAAAGGATCGGTAAATCGGTGAAATCCAGCAATTCCGACGTCATATGCAGTCATGACTTCACATCCCATTATCTCCGCTATTATCTTTGCCTCCTCCGCTACCGCAATATCTGAGGTGCCAGCAGCAAGTATTCCAATTAATCCAATTCTTTCTTGAGTATGACTCTTTTCTATTACAATCAATCTAGCTCTTCTTTCCCATCTGACACCATCTCGCCCAATCGCGTCGATAATGGCGCGGAAGTGATCTTGCGATGCCTTGGAAACGACTAATACGTTCTTCCTTTGTATGATCTTCTGCACTATTTCAGAAACTGTTTCGGGCGTTTTCCCCTCTCCGAAAATGACCTCTGGAACGCTTCTGCGCGCCTCGCGGGCGTGATCAAATAGGGTATGGTCGCTGATCCTCTCGAGGAAATCAAGCCTCAGAAGGTTCTCTGCCTCACTATAGTCGATTCTGCCATTCTTAAACAGGTCCAGTATTTCACGAATCTTCATCATCGACACTATTCATTAACATCTTCTTTTTCTTTTCCATAAGCATGCATTTGATTACATTCTCTTGGCAGACATAAGTGTGGTAAATGTGCAAACATAGTTCTAGTTCGGATGGAAATCTGCAAAAGTTTCTTATCCGCCTTAGAATGTGGGCTTCTTTGTGCTAGATAAGGAAAGCAAATTGGAATTGTTGAAAGGAGAATTGCAGAGACTAGGCTGCGTAGCCATTGCCTTTTCAGGCGGTGTGGACAGCACTTTTCTGCTAAAGGTAGCTCTAGATGTCTTAAACGAGAATGTCTTGGCGATAACCAATATTTCACCAATCATACCTTCTTATGATCGAGAGTTGCCTTTGAATTTAGCACGTCTACTCGGTGCAGAATGCGTGATCACATATGCAAATCCCCTTGATGATTCCTATTTTCTTTCGAACCCTTCTGACAGATGTTACATCTGCAAACGCAATCTCTTCACAACTATCAAAAAGAAGGCGGAAGAAAAAGGATTCTCGATTTTGCTAGATGGCGCCAATGCGGATGATATCAAGTCTCATGAATGGGGGATGAAGGCAGCAAGGGAAATAGGCGTGAGAAGTCCATTGATGGAAGTCGGATTAACAAAAGTGGAAATAAGAGAATTGGCGAAGAAGATGAATTTACCTAACTCTGATAAACCATCAAATACCTGCCTCGTGACTAGAATCCCATTTAACGAGAAGATTAGCTCAAAAAAGCTGGCGATGATAGATGAGGCTGAAAGTTATTTGAGAACGCTTGGCATAAAGCAAGTGAGAGTACGATGCCATGGAAGGATTGCACGGATAGAAGTATCGCTAGAAGACTTCGATAAGGTATTGGGAGCAAGAGCGCAGATTGTTGATCACCTCAAGAAGATTGGATTTGTTTTTGTTGATATTGATCTTGAAGGTTATCGCGCGGGAAGTCTATCCGAGCTATTCGACCGAAAGGATGTAGAATAGATCGCAGATTTTGGAATTAGAATCGGTGTGAATCAATCCTTTTGTGACATAAGCAAAGATTTAGGAAATTGAATCCGTTTCAGAATTCATTCCCTGTTAATATGACTTCCATTTTCAATTTCCAGTTCTTGAAAATTTTGTACTAATACTCGTATAATGTGTATGGAGATTTACATTCGGATCAATCAGTAGATTTTGTGAAGCGCAAAGAGTCAATAAGTGCATAAGGAGCTAACACGGGGATCTCGACCTCCCACCACCTTACCCATATTCTTTCCTTTGATAATTGTTGAATTCTCCCTAATAATCTAAGAAGATTGTCACTAACTCTTAGTTCTCTAACAGGCTTTTCAATTTCACCTTTTCTTATTTTAAACATCGCATCTCTCGGAATTGTTGAGAAATCACCAGTTTTGTAATTGTGATAACGAAGATACCAGTCATTGGTCAAGTACAGACCGTCGTCAATAGAACTCAAGATCTTCTCGACTGAGGAATCGCCAGAGTCTACGATCATGTTGAAGGGGCGAGGTATCACCAAACCTGCGTTTGCAGTGCTATCGGTACCGAATTTCTTTGCAGTTGCACTGTTGTGCAAATAATTCATGAGTATACCATTTTTGATTATTTCCGTACGCTTTGTCGGCAGACCTTCCGCATCGAACGCCGATGCGCCAAAGGTATCCGGCATCGTCGCATCATCGCATAAATTGAATTTGTGTGATGCTACCTGTTGGCCTAATTTATCACCGAGAAATGATATTCCAGCATCGACATAGAATGCCGACGCGAATCTTCCAACCTGGCTTGCAAGATCTGCAAGAACGAGAGGGCCAATTACAGTCGGAAACTCACCAGGCTCCCCTTTATCCGGATTCGTTGATAATTTTGCAAGCCTTCCAGCTTCTTCACCAGCAGTTCGAGGCGAAAAGTCTTCTGGTCGGACTGCTATCGACACAGATTGTCCTGATGAAAGATCGCTAGTAAAGGCTCTTACAGAAAGTTCAATTGTTGATTTCTCGCCTTTTGCAAGAACATCCCCAGTGGTTAGAATGGTGATCTCAGATTTTACCGCGCTTAACGACC of Methanomassiliicoccales archaeon contains these proteins:
- the larB gene encoding nickel pincer cofactor biosynthesis protein LarB, whose amino-acid sequence is MKIREILDLFKNGRIDYSEAENLLRLDFLERISDHTLFDHAREARRSVPEVIFGEGKTPETVSEIVQKIIQRKNVLVVSKASQDHFRAIIDAIGRDGVRWERRARLIVIEKSHTQERIGLIGILAAGTSDIAVAEEAKIIAEIMGCEVMTAYDVGIAGFHRFTDPLLSMLKKGCDAIIVVAGMEGALASVVSSLVDVPVIGVPTSVGYGMGGSGHAALLSMLQSCSPGIAVVNIDNGIGAGAIAALISLRARRIRDLKNVPMESDANTQ
- the larE gene encoding ATP-dependent sacrificial sulfur transferase LarE, with protein sequence MLDKESKLELLKGELQRLGCVAIAFSGGVDSTFLLKVALDVLNENVLAITNISPIIPSYDRELPLNLARLLGAECVITYANPLDDSYFLSNPSDRCYICKRNLFTTIKKKAEEKGFSILLDGANADDIKSHEWGMKAAREIGVRSPLMEVGLTKVEIRELAKKMNLPNSDKPSNTCLVTRIPFNEKISSKKLAMIDEAESYLRTLGIKQVRVRCHGRIARIEVSLEDFDKVLGARAQIVDHLKKIGFVFVDIDLEGYRAGSLSELFDRKDVE
- a CDS encoding TldD/PmbA family protein, with protein sequence MREEDLCHFVLEICKHEGATDAVVMLHTTKEKMIRFSNNQITIAKNISENSASIYVQVMEKKAHISVADLSKTTLKAAAKKAVKAANKCASGSVYAPLPKGPFKYDERLLKQTYLSFDADLLVDGVKDAIDAAIAEGADRVAGSLSAVKSEITILTTGDVLAKGEKSTIELSVRAFTSDLSSGQSVSIAVRPEDFSPRTAGEEAGRLAKLSTNPDKGEPGEFPTVIGPLVLADLASQVGRFASAFYVDAGISFLGDKLGQQVASHKFNLCDDATMPDTFGASAFDAEGLPTKRTEIIKNGILMNYLHNSATAKKFGTDSTANAGLVIPRPFNMIVDSGDSSVEKILSSIDDGLYLTNDWYLRYHNYKTGDFSTIPRDAMFKIRKGEIEKPVRELRVSDNLLRLLGRIQQLSKERIWVRWWEVEIPVLAPYALIDSLRFTKSTD